One Bosea sp. 685 DNA segment encodes these proteins:
- a CDS encoding amino acid ABC transporter permease, with amino-acid sequence MSTIPTETVQPGKASLLYDPKIRGYVYQLALLAVVGFLLYSAASNAITNLRAQKIASGFGFWHNAAGFDVNQKLIPFSASGSTYGQAFYVGLLNTLLVASIGIVLSTFLGFFVGVARLSSNWVLSKLAMIYVEVIRNLPLLLQLFFWYNAVLKPLPNPRQSIELPAGALLNNRGLYLPDPQLGPGGSLIVWTFLIGIVATIIFRAWARKQQEATGKQYPVGWIALGLIVVLPFFVYLVTGRPVSFVYPEIAGFNLRGGIQIFPEFVALLLGLTTYTAGFIAEVVRAGILAVSKGQTEAANALGLRAGPTLKLVVIPQAMRVIIPPLTSNYLNLTKNSSLAVAIGYPDLVQVFTGTVLNQTGQAVEVVAITMAVYLTISLVTSFFMNIYNKRMALVER; translated from the coding sequence GTGTCGACCATTCCGACCGAGACGGTTCAGCCGGGCAAGGCCTCGCTGCTCTACGATCCCAAGATAAGGGGCTATGTCTACCAGCTGGCTCTGCTCGCCGTTGTCGGCTTCCTGCTCTATTCGGCTGCGTCGAACGCCATCACCAACCTGCGCGCGCAGAAGATCGCGTCCGGCTTCGGCTTTTGGCACAATGCCGCAGGTTTCGACGTCAACCAGAAGCTGATCCCATTCAGCGCCTCGGGCTCGACCTATGGCCAGGCTTTCTATGTCGGCCTTCTGAATACGCTGCTGGTCGCTTCGATCGGCATCGTACTCTCGACCTTCCTCGGTTTCTTCGTCGGCGTGGCGCGGCTCTCCAGCAACTGGGTGCTGTCGAAGCTCGCGATGATCTATGTCGAGGTCATCCGCAACCTGCCGCTGCTGCTGCAATTGTTCTTCTGGTACAATGCGGTGCTGAAGCCGCTGCCCAATCCGCGCCAGTCGATCGAATTGCCGGCGGGAGCGTTGCTCAACAATCGCGGCCTCTATCTTCCTGACCCTCAGCTCGGTCCCGGCGGCTCTCTCATCGTCTGGACGTTCCTGATCGGCATCGTCGCCACGATCATCTTCCGCGCCTGGGCCCGCAAGCAGCAGGAGGCAACGGGCAAGCAGTATCCCGTCGGCTGGATCGCGCTCGGCTTGATCGTGGTGCTACCGTTCTTCGTCTATCTCGTCACGGGCCGCCCGGTCTCGTTCGTCTATCCTGAGATCGCCGGCTTCAACCTGCGCGGCGGCATCCAGATCTTCCCGGAATTCGTTGCGCTGTTGCTGGGTCTTACGACCTACACCGCGGGCTTCATCGCCGAGGTCGTGCGCGCCGGCATTCTCGCCGTCTCGAAGGGGCAGACCGAGGCTGCCAATGCGCTGGGTCTGCGCGCCGGGCCGACCTTGAAGCTCGTCGTCATCCCGCAGGCCATGCGGGTGATCATCCCGCCCCTGACCTCGAACTACCTCAACCTGACCAAGAACTCCTCGCTGGCGGTCGCGATCGGCTATCCCGATCTTGTCCAGGTCTTCACCGGCACGGTGCTGAACCAGACCGGGCAGGCGGTCGAGGTGGTCGCTATCACCATGGCGGTCTATCTCACGATCTCGCTCGTCACCTCGTTTTTCATGAATATCTACAACAAGCGCATGGCGCTGGTGGAACGGTGA
- a CDS encoding amino acid ABC transporter substrate-binding protein, whose translation MKKTVTTTLVLASLALGAGFAQAQTGLLPQIKARGVVTCGTSPGLAGFAMPDAQGNYTGIDVDLCRALAAAIFNDPQKVKFVPLSSKDRFTALQAGEVDLLSRTTTWTLSRDTSLGLNFAGINYFDGQGFMVHKKLGIDSALKLAGASVCVAQGTTTELNLADFFRANKMKYEVVAFSGGDETIKAYESGRCDAFTTDSSGLYAERLKLQVPADHIVLPEIISKEPLGPVVRHGDDNWLDIVKWTHNAMLNAEELGITKANIDEMLKSENPEIKRFVGTEGKFGEPMGLSNDWAYRIVKLVGNYGEVFEKNVGAGSPLKIARGQNALWTKGGLQYAPPIR comes from the coding sequence ATGAAAAAAACCGTCACAACCACACTGGTGCTCGCATCGCTCGCTCTCGGTGCGGGTTTTGCCCAGGCCCAGACAGGGTTGCTTCCGCAGATCAAGGCGAGGGGCGTCGTCACATGCGGCACGAGCCCAGGGCTCGCCGGTTTCGCGATGCCCGATGCGCAGGGCAATTATACCGGTATCGACGTCGACCTTTGCCGCGCCTTGGCGGCCGCGATCTTCAACGACCCGCAGAAGGTCAAGTTCGTGCCGCTCTCGTCGAAGGATCGCTTCACGGCGCTGCAGGCCGGCGAGGTCGATCTGCTCTCGCGCACCACGACCTGGACCTTGTCGCGCGACACCTCGCTTGGCCTCAATTTCGCTGGGATCAATTATTTCGACGGCCAGGGCTTCATGGTCCACAAGAAGCTCGGCATCGATTCCGCGCTCAAGCTCGCCGGCGCCTCGGTCTGCGTCGCGCAAGGCACGACCACCGAGCTGAACCTCGCCGACTTCTTCCGCGCCAACAAGATGAAGTACGAGGTCGTGGCCTTCAGCGGCGGCGACGAGACGATCAAGGCCTATGAATCCGGCCGTTGTGACGCCTTCACCACGGACTCCTCGGGTCTTTACGCCGAGCGCCTGAAGCTTCAGGTTCCGGCGGACCATATCGTGCTGCCCGAGATCATCTCGAAGGAGCCGCTTGGGCCCGTCGTTCGCCATGGTGACGACAACTGGCTCGACATCGTCAAATGGACGCATAACGCGATGTTGAACGCCGAGGAGCTCGGCATCACCAAGGCCAATATCGACGAGATGCTGAAATCGGAGAACCCTGAGATCAAGCGCTTCGTCGGCACCGAGGGCAAATTCGGCGAGCCGATGGGCTTGAGCAATGATTGGGCTTATCGCATCGTCAAGCTTGTCGGGAACTATGGCGAGGTTTTCGAGAAGAATGTCGGAGCGGGCTCGCCGCTGAAGATCGCACGTGGTCAGAACGCGCTCTGGACCAAAGGGGGGTTGCAATACGCGCCGCCGATCCGTTGA
- a CDS encoding amino acid ABC transporter substrate-binding protein, translating to MNKFFAAAIVAAATTACIGGAQAQTGTLGQIKSKGVVTCGVGPGLAGFGIPDAQGVWSGLDVDLCKGLAAAIFNDTSKVKYIPLSSKDRFTALQSGEVDLLSRNTTWTLSRDTSLGLNFAGINYYDGQGFMVRKKLGVDSALKLAGASVCTQQGTTTELNLADFFRANKMKYEVVAFASADETIKAYESGRCDAFTTDASGLYAERLKLSVPADHIVLPEIISKEPLGPAVRHGDDNWLDIVKWTHNAMLNAEELGITQANVDEMLKSDNPEIKRFVGTEGKFGEPMGLTNDWAYRIIKLVGNYGESFERNVGGGSLLKIARGQNALWTKGGLQYAPPIR from the coding sequence ATGAATAAATTTTTCGCCGCCGCGATCGTCGCGGCAGCAACCACGGCTTGCATCGGCGGAGCGCAAGCGCAGACCGGCACACTCGGTCAGATCAAGAGCAAAGGTGTCGTCACCTGCGGCGTCGGTCCCGGCCTTGCCGGCTTCGGCATCCCCGACGCGCAGGGCGTCTGGAGCGGCCTCGACGTCGATCTCTGCAAAGGCCTCGCTGCGGCCATTTTCAACGACACCAGCAAAGTCAAATACATTCCGCTCTCGTCGAAGGATCGTTTCACGGCGCTGCAGTCGGGCGAGGTCGATCTGCTCTCGCGCAACACCACCTGGACGCTGTCGCGCGACACCTCGCTGGGCCTCAACTTCGCGGGCATCAACTATTATGACGGCCAGGGCTTCATGGTCCGCAAGAAGCTCGGCGTCGATTCCGCGCTGAAGCTGGCTGGCGCCTCGGTCTGCACGCAACAGGGCACCACGACGGAGCTGAACCTCGCCGACTTCTTCCGCGCCAACAAGATGAAGTACGAGGTCGTCGCCTTCGCGTCCGCGGATGAGACGATCAAGGCTTATGAATCCGGCCGCTGCGATGCCTTCACCACCGATGCCTCGGGCCTCTATGCCGAGCGTCTGAAGCTCTCGGTTCCGGCCGACCATATCGTGCTGCCCGAGATCATCTCGAAGGAGCCGCTTGGACCGGCGGTGCGCCATGGCGACGACAACTGGCTCGATATCGTCAAATGGACGCATAACGCCATGCTGAACGCCGAGGAACTCGGCATCACCCAGGCCAATGTCGATGAGATGCTGAAATCCGACAATCCGGAGATCAAGCGCTTCGTCGGCACCGAGGGCAAGTTCGGTGAGCCGATGGGCCTGACGAATGACTGGGCCTACCGGATCATCAAGCTGGTCGGCAATTACGGCGAATCCTTCGAGCGGAACGTCGGCGGCGGCTCGCTCCTGAAGATCGCGCGCGGCCAGAACGCGCTCTGGACCAAGGGTGGGCTGCAATACGCTCCGCCGATCCGCTGA
- a CDS encoding amino acid ABC transporter substrate-binding protein, whose protein sequence is MKRLLVAALALAAFLPGVEHAQAQTSTLATVKNRGELICGVSPGLAGFGIPDAQGNWVGLDVDLCRAVAAEIFNDASKVKFVPLSSKDRFTALQSGEVDLLSRTSTWTMGRDTALGLSFSTVNYYDGQAFLVQKKLAVQSALKLDGASICLQQGTTTELNVADFFRANKIKYEVVAFDKGDEAIKAFESGRCDALTDDSSALYALRLKLTAPEDAVVLPEIISKEPLGPVVRSSDMQWINLVKWTHFAMLNAEEFGVTKGNVDEMLKSTNPEIRRLLGVEGKFGEGVGLSNDWAYRAIKLVGNYGEAFERNVGAGSVLKIARGKNALWTNGGLQYAPPVR, encoded by the coding sequence ATGAAACGATTGCTCGTCGCGGCGCTCGCGCTTGCCGCATTCCTTCCTGGCGTGGAACACGCCCAGGCCCAGACCTCCACGCTCGCAACGGTCAAGAACCGCGGCGAACTCATTTGCGGCGTCAGCCCGGGCCTGGCCGGCTTCGGCATCCCGGATGCGCAAGGAAACTGGGTTGGCCTCGATGTCGATCTGTGCCGTGCCGTCGCGGCCGAGATCTTCAACGATGCCAGCAAGGTCAAGTTCGTTCCGCTGTCGTCGAAGGACCGCTTCACCGCGCTTCAGTCAGGCGAGGTCGATCTGCTGTCGCGGACGAGCACCTGGACGATGGGGCGCGACACGGCGCTCGGCTTGAGCTTCTCGACCGTGAACTATTATGACGGCCAGGCCTTCCTGGTTCAGAAGAAGCTCGCCGTCCAATCCGCCCTGAAGCTCGATGGCGCGTCGATCTGCCTGCAGCAGGGCACAACGACCGAGTTGAACGTCGCGGACTTCTTCCGTGCCAACAAGATCAAGTACGAGGTCGTTGCCTTCGACAAGGGTGACGAGGCGATCAAGGCCTTCGAATCCGGGCGCTGTGATGCGCTGACCGACGATTCCTCCGCGCTCTACGCTCTGCGCTTGAAGCTGACCGCGCCTGAGGATGCCGTCGTCCTCCCCGAAATCATCTCCAAGGAGCCGCTCGGTCCGGTCGTCCGCAGCAGCGACATGCAGTGGATCAATCTGGTGAAATGGACGCATTTCGCGATGCTGAACGCGGAGGAGTTCGGCGTCACCAAGGGCAATGTCGACGAGATGCTCAAATCGACCAACCCCGAGATCCGGCGCCTGCTCGGTGTCGAGGGCAAGTTCGGCGAAGGCGTCGGCCTGAGCAATGACTGGGCCTACCGGGCCATCAAGCTGGTCGGCAATTACGGCGAGGCGTTCGAGCGCAATGTCGGCGCCGGTTCCGTGCTCAAAATTGCCCGTGGAAAGAATGCGCTGTGGACCAACGGGGGATTGCAATACGCTCCTCCGGTCCGTTGA
- a CDS encoding amino acid ABC transporter substrate-binding protein, whose protein sequence is MKKFLAAAIAGLGLAVTATAVSAQAPATLAQVKSRNILNCGSNTGLAGFGVPDAQGNWVGLDVDYCRAVAAAIFNDPAKVKFIPLSAKDRFTALQSGEVDLLVRNSTWTMSRDSALGLLFTGVNYYDGQGFMVRKKLGVTSALQLSGASVCTQQGTTTELNLADFFRANNLKYEVVAFASSDETVKAYDAGRCDAFTTDASGLYAERLKLTAPDDHMVLPEIISKEPLGPSVRNTDAQWFNLVKWVHYAMLNAEELGVTKANVDEMLKSPNPEIKRLLGVEGKFGEGIGLTADWAYRIVKLVGNYGESFEKNVGQGSLLKIARGQNGLWTKGGLQYAPPVR, encoded by the coding sequence ATGAAGAAATTTTTGGCAGCCGCGATCGCAGGGCTTGGGCTCGCGGTCACCGCGACAGCGGTTTCGGCGCAGGCGCCTGCGACCTTGGCCCAGGTCAAGTCGCGTAACATCCTCAACTGCGGCTCCAACACCGGTCTCGCCGGCTTCGGTGTGCCGGATGCCCAGGGCAACTGGGTCGGCCTCGATGTCGATTACTGCCGTGCCGTCGCCGCGGCGATCTTCAATGACCCGGCCAAGGTGAAGTTCATCCCGCTTTCGGCGAAGGATCGCTTCACCGCGCTGCAGTCGGGCGAGGTCGATCTGCTCGTCCGCAACTCGACCTGGACGATGTCGCGTGACAGCGCGCTCGGCCTGCTCTTCACCGGCGTGAACTACTATGACGGCCAGGGCTTCATGGTCCGCAAGAAGCTCGGCGTCACCTCGGCGCTGCAGCTTTCGGGCGCCTCGGTCTGCACTCAGCAGGGCACCACGACCGAGCTGAATCTGGCCGACTTCTTCCGCGCCAACAACCTGAAATACGAAGTCGTCGCCTTCGCCTCCTCCGACGAGACGGTCAAGGCCTATGACGCCGGCCGCTGCGATGCCTTCACCACCGACGCCTCGGGCCTCTATGCCGAGCGCCTGAAGCTGACGGCGCCGGACGATCACATGGTCCTGCCCGAGATCATCTCCAAGGAGCCGCTCGGCCCGTCCGTCCGCAACACCGACGCGCAGTGGTTCAACCTGGTGAAGTGGGTGCACTACGCCATGCTGAACGCCGAGGAACTCGGCGTGACCAAGGCCAATGTCGACGAGATGCTGAAGTCGCCCAATCCCGAGATCAAGCGTCTGCTCGGCGTCGAGGGCAAGTTCGGCGAAGGCATCGGCCTCACCGCCGATTGGGCCTACCGCATCGTCAAGCTGGTCGGCAATTACGGCGAATCCTTCGAGAAAAACGTCGGCCAGGGCTCGCTGCTGAAGATCGCGCGCGGCCAGAATGGACTCTGGACCAAGGGCGGCCTGCAATACGCCCCGCCGGTTCGCTAA
- the metC gene encoding cystathionine beta-lyase: MKKLSPPDFARLREKTRLVLAGRDPADSYGFVNPAIVRGSTVIYPNMEDFLARKSRYTYGTQGNPTIDALIAALNTMEGGAGVVVCPSGLLACTLPMLAVLSAGDHLLVTDSVYRPTRNFCDKMLPRLGIEVSYYDPAVGGDIAKLFKPNTKAVWTEAPGSQTFEMQDIPAIVEAAHARDVLVLMDNTWATPLFFDSHKFGVDISVQAGTKYYAGHSDVLIGTVSARTPELYKLVRDCWETLGVIIAPEDAFLTLRGIRTMHIRLKEQMPAGLDMAQWLSERPEVARVLHPALPSDPGHALWKRDFTGASSLFAIELKPVAMKAVGAMLDGLTLFGMGASWGGYESLALPFDCKPYRTATTPNFAGPTIRLHIGLEDIEDLKADLDAGFARLRAAS; the protein is encoded by the coding sequence ATGAAAAAGCTGTCCCCGCCTGACTTCGCGCGCCTGCGCGAGAAGACCCGCCTCGTCCTTGCAGGCCGCGATCCGGCCGATAGCTATGGTTTCGTCAATCCCGCGATCGTGCGCGGCTCGACGGTAATCTATCCCAATATGGAGGATTTCCTCGCCCGGAAGTCGCGCTACACCTACGGCACGCAGGGCAATCCGACGATCGATGCGCTGATCGCGGCGCTGAACACCATGGAAGGCGGCGCGGGCGTCGTCGTCTGCCCCTCAGGCCTGCTCGCCTGCACCTTACCGATGCTGGCGGTGCTCTCGGCCGGCGATCACCTTCTGGTGACGGACAGCGTCTACCGGCCGACGCGCAACTTCTGCGACAAGATGCTGCCGCGCCTGGGCATCGAGGTCAGCTATTACGATCCGGCCGTCGGCGGCGATATCGCAAAGCTGTTCAAGCCGAACACCAAGGCTGTCTGGACCGAGGCGCCGGGCTCGCAGACCTTCGAGATGCAGGACATTCCGGCCATCGTGGAAGCCGCGCATGCCCGCGACGTGCTGGTGCTGATGGACAACACCTGGGCGACGCCGCTGTTCTTCGACAGCCACAAATTCGGCGTCGACATCTCGGTACAGGCCGGCACGAAATATTATGCCGGACACTCCGACGTGCTGATCGGCACCGTCTCGGCGCGCACGCCCGAGCTCTACAAGCTGGTCCGGGACTGCTGGGAGACGCTCGGCGTCATCATCGCGCCCGAGGACGCCTTCCTGACGTTGCGCGGCATCCGCACCATGCATATTCGCTTGAAGGAGCAGATGCCGGCCGGCCTCGACATGGCGCAGTGGCTGAGCGAGCGCCCGGAAGTGGCGCGGGTGCTGCACCCAGCGCTGCCGAGCGATCCCGGCCACGCGCTCTGGAAGCGCGACTTCACCGGCGCCTCCTCGCTGTTCGCGATCGAGCTGAAGCCCGTGGCGATGAAGGCTGTCGGCGCCATGCTGGACGGCCTGACCCTGTTCGGCATGGGCGCGTCCTGGGGCGGCTATGAGAGCCTCGCCCTGCCCTTCGACTGCAAGCCCTATCGCACGGCGACGACGCCAAACTTCGCGGGGCCGACGATCCGCCTGCATATCGGGCTCGAAGACATCGAGGATCTGAAGGCCGATCTCGACGCCGGCTTTGCCCGGCTGCGCGCGGCGAGCTGA
- a CDS encoding lipid-A-disaccharide synthase N-terminal domain-containing protein, translating to MIISIGHAVSDYIYDVFVLKFDFWLAFGIIAQLLFTARFLVQWLASEREGNSVMPLSFWYFSMAGGAMTLVYGIVKREPIIIMGQALAVVIYVRNLMLIFRNRAARKAAAKG from the coding sequence ATGATCATCTCGATCGGCCATGCCGTATCCGACTATATCTACGACGTCTTCGTGCTGAAGTTCGACTTCTGGCTCGCTTTCGGCATCATCGCGCAATTGCTCTTCACGGCGCGTTTCCTGGTGCAATGGCTCGCCAGCGAGCGCGAGGGCAACTCCGTGATGCCGCTCTCCTTCTGGTATTTTTCGATGGCCGGCGGCGCGATGACGCTGGTTTACGGCATCGTCAAACGCGAACCCATCATCATCATGGGCCAGGCGCTGGCGGTGGTGATCTATGTGCGCAATCTCATGCTGATCTTCCGCAACCGCGCCGCGCGCAAGGCTGCCGCCAAGGGCTGA
- a CDS encoding glycosyltransferase family 2 protein, with translation MTDSPAVPPPILSVVVPVRNEVGNVGPLLADIETACATIGGFEVIFVNDGSSDGTAQALAELIVSRPWLRVVTHAQSCGQSAAVRSGVRHARSAIVATLDGDGQNDPAFLPRMLEALQQAGLQAGLVQGQRVGRKDTGFKKLQSRIANGVRGRILKDGTRDTGCGLKCFRREAYLALPYFDALHRFMPALMAREGYGIVHVEVRDRPRLTGVSNYGFFDRLWVGILDLTGVWWLIRRRKRIPQIVPDTQS, from the coding sequence TTGACCGACAGCCCCGCAGTTCCACCGCCGATTCTCAGCGTCGTCGTCCCCGTTCGCAACGAGGTCGGCAATGTCGGCCCCTTGCTGGCCGACATCGAGACAGCCTGCGCCACGATCGGTGGTTTCGAGGTGATCTTCGTCAATGACGGCTCGAGCGATGGCACCGCGCAGGCGCTGGCGGAGCTGATAGTGAGCCGGCCCTGGCTGCGCGTCGTCACTCACGCCCAGTCCTGCGGTCAGAGCGCGGCCGTGCGCAGCGGCGTACGCCATGCCCGCTCGGCCATTGTGGCGACGCTCGATGGCGATGGCCAGAACGACCCGGCTTTCCTGCCGCGCATGCTGGAGGCGCTGCAGCAGGCAGGTCTACAGGCCGGGCTCGTGCAGGGGCAGCGCGTCGGGCGCAAGGACACTGGTTTCAAGAAGCTGCAATCACGCATCGCCAACGGCGTGCGCGGGCGCATCCTCAAGGACGGCACGCGCGACACCGGCTGCGGCCTGAAATGCTTCCGCCGCGAGGCCTATCTCGCCTTGCCCTATTTCGACGCGCTGCACCGCTTCATGCCGGCTCTGATGGCGCGTGAGGGCTATGGCATCGTGCATGTCGAGGTCCGCGACCGGCCCCGGCTCACCGGCGTCTCGAATTACGGTTTCTTCGACCGGCTTTGGGTCGGCATCCTCGACCTCACCGGCGTCTGGTGGTTGATCCGCCGGCGCAAGCGCATTCCTCAGATCGTGCCGGACACGCAATCATGA
- a CDS encoding glycosyltransferase family 39 protein: MVSLTPAIDRITSFASASHLRACALLFLLALAAFLPGFSTLQPLDRDEPRFAQASKQMLESGDFVDIRFQAEARHKKPVGIYWLQSAAVSAGEALGVPQARTQIWLYRVPSLVGAVAAVLLTYWALLAFVSPPLALLGGALMAACVLLGVEARIAKTDAVLAACAVATMGALARTWLDWTRSLAFVPSRWNWLIFWGATAIALLIKGPIVPMVWGLAMIVLCVSERGVRWLKPLRFGPGLLLCLIVVLPWFIAIMMKTGGSFFAESVGQDMLGKVSEGQEKHWGPPGLYLLIFFGTYWPAAAFAAMAIPFAWVRRREPQILFLLAWIIPSWIVFEAVPTKLPHYVLPLYPAITALLLLALVNGGIDRFRRGAVATAALVFLVPLALVGVILYGNWTLDQTLPYLALPLLALMLLVAWRVVAAFRRGDLEGALWRCVLASLLLGAGVYGFAVESLRSLKLSPRLAEAVATAGCTDPKVITAGYREPSLVFLTGTDLAMAPDGAAAASFLSQPGCRIAFVEKRFAPEFQTAISQAGLAPRLLTTLNGFNLNGGRRLEIAVFVRP; the protein is encoded by the coding sequence ATGGTTTCGCTGACCCCTGCGATCGATCGCATCACGAGCTTTGCTTCAGCGAGCCATCTGCGCGCCTGTGCCCTGCTGTTCCTGCTGGCACTCGCCGCCTTCCTGCCGGGCTTCAGCACGCTCCAGCCGCTCGACCGCGACGAACCGCGCTTCGCACAAGCCTCCAAGCAGATGCTGGAGAGCGGCGATTTCGTCGACATCCGCTTCCAGGCCGAGGCGCGCCACAAGAAGCCCGTCGGCATCTACTGGCTGCAGAGCGCAGCGGTCTCGGCCGGAGAGGCGCTGGGCGTGCCCCAGGCTCGGACCCAGATCTGGCTTTATCGCGTGCCCTCGCTGGTCGGCGCCGTGGCGGCGGTGCTCCTGACCTATTGGGCACTGCTCGCCTTCGTCAGCCCGCCATTGGCGCTGCTCGGCGGCGCTTTGATGGCTGCTTGCGTGCTGCTGGGCGTCGAGGCGCGCATCGCCAAGACCGATGCCGTGCTGGCCGCCTGCGCGGTCGCGACCATGGGGGCGCTGGCGCGAACCTGGCTCGACTGGACACGCTCGCTCGCCTTCGTGCCAAGTCGCTGGAACTGGCTCATCTTCTGGGGCGCCACCGCGATCGCCTTGCTGATCAAGGGGCCGATCGTGCCGATGGTCTGGGGCCTCGCCATGATCGTGCTTTGTGTGAGCGAACGCGGCGTTCGCTGGCTGAAGCCGCTGCGCTTCGGGCCGGGCCTGCTGCTCTGCCTCATTGTCGTGCTGCCCTGGTTCATTGCCATTATGATGAAGACGGGCGGCTCCTTCTTCGCTGAGAGCGTCGGCCAGGACATGCTCGGCAAGGTCTCCGAGGGCCAGGAGAAGCATTGGGGGCCGCCTGGGCTCTACCTGCTGATCTTCTTCGGCACCTATTGGCCGGCGGCGGCATTCGCGGCGATGGCGATCCCCTTCGCCTGGGTGCGCCGGCGCGAACCGCAGATCTTGTTCCTGCTGGCCTGGATCATCCCGTCCTGGATCGTCTTCGAGGCGGTGCCGACCAAGCTGCCGCATTATGTCCTGCCGCTCTATCCGGCCATCACAGCTCTGCTGCTGCTGGCGCTCGTCAATGGCGGCATCGACCGCTTCCGGCGCGGTGCTGTGGCGACCGCCGCGCTGGTCTTCCTGGTCCCGCTCGCGCTGGTCGGGGTGATCCTCTACGGCAACTGGACGCTCGACCAGACCTTGCCCTATCTGGCGCTGCCGCTGCTTGCCTTGATGCTGCTCGTCGCCTGGCGCGTGGTCGCGGCTTTCCGGCGCGGTGATCTCGAAGGCGCACTTTGGCGCTGCGTGCTGGCGAGCCTGCTGCTCGGCGCCGGCGTCTATGGTTTCGCGGTCGAGAGCCTGCGTTCGCTGAAATTGTCGCCGCGCCTGGCCGAGGCCGTCGCCACGGCCGGCTGCACCGATCCCAAAGTCATCACGGCGGGCTACCGCGAGCCGAGCCTGGTCTTCCTGACCGGAACCGATCTCGCCATGGCGCCCGATGGCGCGGCGGCGGCCTCCTTCCTGAGCCAGCCCGGCTGCCGCATCGCCTTCGTCGAGAAGCGCTTCGCGCCTGAGTTCCAGACGGCGATCTCCCAGGCCGGCCTAGCGCCGCGGCTGCTGACCACGCTGAACGGTTTCAATCTCAATGGCGGCCGCAGGCTCGAGATCGCGGTGTTCGTGCGCCCGTGA
- a CDS encoding alkylphosphonate utilization protein has product MSDVKDSNGTVLKDGDSVTLIKDLKVKGTSVTLKRGTLVKNIRLTDDPGEIECNAEKVKGLVLKTEFLKRA; this is encoded by the coding sequence ATGAGCGACGTCAAGGACAGCAACGGCACGGTGCTGAAGGATGGCGATTCCGTCACCTTGATCAAGGATCTCAAGGTCAAGGGAACCTCCGTCACGCTGAAGCGCGGCACGCTGGTCAAGAACATCCGCCTGACGGATGATCCGGGCGAGATCGAGTGCAATGCCGAGAAGGTGAAGGGCCTCGTGCTCAAGACCGAGTTCCTGAAGCGCGCCTGA
- a CDS encoding ETC complex I subunit produces the protein MTARIYRPARTAMQSGTAKTDRWLLEYEPERPREIEPLMGWTSSGDMKSQLKLWFDTEAEAVAYATRNGIAYRVEQPHEAKRRSMAYADNFKFSRVGQWTH, from the coding sequence ATGACCGCACGCATTTACCGCCCCGCCCGCACTGCGATGCAGTCCGGCACCGCCAAGACCGATCGCTGGCTGCTGGAATATGAGCCGGAGCGTCCGCGCGAAATCGAGCCGCTGATGGGCTGGACCTCGTCGGGCGACATGAAGAGCCAGCTCAAGCTCTGGTTCGATACCGAGGCGGAAGCCGTCGCCTACGCCACGCGCAACGGCATCGCCTACCGGGTCGAGCAGCCCCATGAGGCCAAGCGCCGCTCGATGGCCTATGCCGATAATTTCAAGTTCAGCCGCGTCGGGCAGTGGACGCACTAA
- a CDS encoding DUF192 domain-containing protein has translation MRAALSFITVCLAWGALAFGPSPALAQAAAPAAGLEQLVIVSGGTRHVFQVEVMRTPDQRAKGLMYRNYMPEDRGMLFDFARTEPVAMWMQNTYIPLDMLFIRANGTISRIAERTEPLSTRTIPSGEPVLSVLEINGGVAEKLGIKPGDKVEHVLFKR, from the coding sequence ATGCGGGCCGCCTTGTCTTTCATTACCGTTTGCCTTGCCTGGGGCGCCCTGGCGTTCGGGCCGTCTCCCGCTCTGGCGCAGGCCGCGGCCCCAGCCGCCGGGCTCGAGCAGCTCGTCATCGTCAGCGGCGGCACCCGCCATGTCTTCCAGGTCGAGGTCATGCGCACGCCCGACCAGCGCGCCAAGGGGTTGATGTATCGCAACTATATGCCCGAGGATCGCGGCATGCTGTTCGATTTCGCCCGCACCGAGCCGGTCGCGATGTGGATGCAGAACACCTATATCCCGCTCGACATGCTCTTCATCCGCGCCAACGGCACGATCTCGCGCATCGCGGAGCGCACCGAGCCGCTCTCGACCCGCACGATTCCCTCGGGCGAGCCGGTGCTCTCGGTGCTGGAGATCAATGGCGGCGTCGCCGAGAAGCTCGGCATCAAGCCCGGCGACAAAGTCGAGCACGTCTTGTTCAAGCGCTGA